From the genome of Homalodisca vitripennis isolate AUS2020 unplaced genomic scaffold, UT_GWSS_2.1 ScUCBcl_10752;HRSCAF=19760, whole genome shotgun sequence:
ATACCAGTAaactaaaatatgtgtttaatttgAGGCAATAATCACTATTCAAACTAGCTTACTGCCACTTGTTGATGAtggtaaacattttagttaaaaatttttgcGAAAGAAGTGAAAAAAAgaatacattgttttgttttggtttacCAATTAGTATTGTGAATATGTTTGAGTGACAAAAGGTTAAGAAAgtgatattttttcttatttcagcATTACatttggaaacattttttatcatattattttaagaaactaggactactacattttgtaaaatactatACGTcaaaggattttgaaaaataaaaaaatataaaaaaacttacacaacCGTGTTAGCAGTACCCAGATTTTTTTTATGATACAAAGAGAGTaaagccattttttattttttttacttcgatcttatagaacatatgttttgtgaaaaaaaaaaaaactatatgtaaTACATTGCAATTTgatgaaacatatatttgtaatataaaaagttttgtttaataaaaaagaaatgtcatatgCCTCGAAAATGGCCTAACACTTTGAAGTGGTTTTTAGTCCATAACACTTTGGAGGGGGtcgttaaaatcaaatttatgttAACTCTCCTGTGAGTATTGTAGCctatttattggtaatttaatttgTCTGAAATATTTGACTGCAAATATtggctttaataaaaaaaaaaaaaaaaaaataatgttatattggtaataaaacaacattttaccttcagtatttaattgtaaataaatgaatttaagtaGTAAAACCTTTTTTTCTCATCATTACACTTTTATAATTACCAGACACATTATCTTTTTCACGTATTTATCAAACAAGTAGTACCTTGATTGATACACCTCATTGATTTTCAGTTTCTCAGATCATTTGTAAATCATTAAACCTAAATATGATTTGGATTgattgttgttaaataatttctACCCTCCAATAATTGCCCATAGTCGAGATTAAGCCTCTGAATACAACTGTTATTGTTAAATAAGCAAAATGAAAGAATAACAGTATGCTCATTGGATAGTGAGGGGATATTTTGCTGGTCCCTGATTCAGTGGTGATATGGAAGTCATCTTTATATATTTGGTGTCCATGCATCATAAACTAATTTTCCAATCAGTTAAACATGTCTTGggttaatttgaaacatattttgcaGTGTGCCGTCAATACTGAGGAACAACAGGTACCGGAGGGGACCAGCGGCAGTTGGAAGAGGAAGAGGAGATGTGGTTCAATGAGGACGATGACTTTGATGACGGAGAGGCAGTGGTGCCTGCCAACACCAGCAACATCATCAACAAGAAATTGTCCTCTGAACTGGACTCAATAGGTACAATAAAAGTCCAACTATCTCATTCTAATGACATTACAACAAATGTAAATAGACTTCTTACATTTGGTTTTATTGTGCAGGAAAAGCAATCGATAAGAAAAGTGAAGGTAGTAGTGGGAAACTGTTTGGAAGCGGaccaaaatcgccaattttaaaCAACAACTTAAACAGCATTACAGGGTCCAGTCCCCTGAGTCCTTCGCAAGGAGACGTTAAATGTGCGGCACTTTTTAAAAAGgtaagtgaaatattattaagtGGGCTATTATTTAATTCATAGGTTACAATACACTCATATCTacaagttataatattattttaatttttgtaaattacattcCATTGGATTTGTCAGATCCACTTTggttacatatataaatattaatgatatcaGTTAGTTTTTCCAACAATTACAATTGTGACAAACGTTTCTAATAAGCCAGTTAGTTTAAACACTTGTCTGTTTTACTTGCTTAAGGTATGTTTGGATTGAAGAGGTAGAAGCTGTAATTTCTGAGTGATAATAGTTAATTCACTGCTATTAGAAGTTTCCGTTGATATAGCAAATTTATAGAGTCGTATAACACCTTGCAGAGTCTGGTACTACCACTAGATTGCCTTTGTACCAGATTTTAAAATAGCTGTTAGCAATTACTCACATTTAATGATAACTCCCAAtgggaaaatgtaatttatctctgacttttaaacatattgttaaaCACAATATATcgttgaaagtttttaaaataatgtacttggGCATCAATACATGACTGCCAACACTCCCTGGAAATCGGCTGTTGTTTACCTCTTTAAATTGACTCTTGAACAGACCTGATCAGCTCGATTCTGTGAACTACTTCAACACCCACACAGCACCTTTCATGTTATCTTGAgctttagaaataaaaagaaaagctTTGGTGCTATCATCAGGGTTTTACTGTGGCTGTAGTAAAGACTGCAACATCCAGACTATGTAAGCAGTCACTACAATGTCAATATGGACTGGTTTTGTCATGTTCTTTTTCAGTAATTGGCAATCTCCGGTTGTTTCTATTTGATAGCTCTGTGTAGACACATATAACTTCCTTTTGTGTCAACAGTTGTGATAGGGACAACTGTTTGAGTACTTTGTCCCAAAGCTACAAATTCTTTGTGTCAACACTGGTCAAGAAAAATAATGAACATTGTCTTGGACTTGGACATTTTTGCTTTCTTGTGCCACTGCAAAACTTGGCCTTGGTTGCAGGGTTCTACTAGAAAACCTAGGAtctagtattattttgtttagtattatatagtttcctactattattattttgtatgcaaAGTTCTATTTACTTTCTAAATGCTCCAACATCTTACAGAAAATAATTCGTTGCTGTTATTTACTTGTTCCTGTCTTACTAATtgatacataaaacaaattaccTTTCAACCGTAAAGTCTATGATAAAAcagtacaacattttatttttttcatgaagCTACTTGTCTGTGCTGCATTGTGACTGAAATCACTCAACCTGCCTtgaactattaaacatttttgacatTAACCCATTGTGGATTTCTGATGAAATATCTCGTCATGCAATAAAGCTAGCTAAGTGACACAGCGATAGCTAAGGTCGCAAAGGCAATCTGCTTTGAATTTTACCTTCTAATAATTATAATCACGATTACTAGAAATACACAGTAAGGGGCCACAAGGTGGATGTGCTGTAGACGTGTGACGGCACTGTATCAAGCCATTTTTGTCTGCCTTGCACCACCACTACAATAGTTTGAAGATTTATCACTGTTGCTTAATATCTTAAGTAATttctataacatataaatatgcaatacattgtattattatcgatttaataaaactatacaaacacACCTTAAAAAGGCATTACCTAAATATTAATAACGTAGTTGGTACCAAGGAGTACAAATGGTTGATACTCAGTTTCCTGTTGCTAATCCAAGAGAATAAATAAGAAAGTAATTAATATAGAGTAGACATTTTTGATGAGTTTAAGACAGCTGGCAGCTTGCTCCAGTAACGTCTCGCCACAATATGTGTGACCCCTACTGTGAATTCTAGTAGACTGCTTGAGCATCATTACCAGGCTACTGAATGTTTTTTAATGATCTTTCTTTAGTTTCCTCAAACgtgtttgtaaatattctatAGATTGCAGTTGTATGTAGAAGTTGAAGATCAGCTATTTTTACAACAGAAACTATATTTTCATTTGCGGTATCAATTGCGGGAAAATTTATGATTGTCCagtatttattgaatttgatCAGTATTTATTAAAGAGTGCTAGTGAGAGTAGTGGCGTAGACAGTGACAATCAAGATATAGTGATTTACAAGATAAGAAATGTAACAATAGTTCATGaagcaatatattatatatcttaaaagTATATGGATGAAAATATATCTAACTTTGTACAAGAATCCAGTTCAATGTAGAAGTAAGTTGAGTATTAACAATGGGTGGTTTTGATGCAGCATGGTACTACTATTATGctgataaaatgtaaattaattttgcaCCTGTTGAGGCATGTGCCTACAAATTGATCCGCAATGGTTTACTTAACcgaaatataaaatgaaagaaaatacatttatttccagccataaAAGACACATTAAACATCCATAGTATCTAAATATAGAAAAAGATCCTCGCATGGGTCGTAACCTGTGCACGAGAATTGAGTCAAATCAGTCCACATTTAGTTaactaaatgatatatttaaaataattaacatcaaGTTTAcacattctttatttttgaagtgGAATTAACAGAAGCAATATATCTGGCCGTGTACGGACTGTGCCTCTAACTATATCAAggtacaaatatacaaaaaaaggtAGTAAAATTACAGTCCATTAAGGGCATAAATAGTTTTGGACCTACTTAACTCATTTTCAAATAGCAAACATTCCACGCACGTTGATTTCAGAAACAGACACAATCACAAGGTTTACCTAAGTACCACCTAATTTACAATACATCAATACTTCCTATCACACACACAAGCACAAACACGTGCACGCAAACaggcacacacacaaacacaggCTGACAAAGACAGACACCCACGCACAAACTACCAAGTACGTAAGTACCCTGGCATTTATGTTGGCTTGTACGTGGACTTACAGGCATTATCAATCCTTGTTCTACCTAATTCTACTAgccaattattaactatttttcttatatgaatagtagaaaatattccataaaattaGATATTCAGTATATTTGGTATCTTATGTATATGCCACTAATTATTTTAGTATCATTTCTTCTTGTAAATAACTTATTGGGGCCAAACATAACCTTtccaaataaatcattaattggtggttatttgtgtaaagggagaaaaactaaaaatattatgagaattttcattaaaata
Proteins encoded in this window:
- the LOC124374871 gene encoding serine/threonine-protein phosphatase 4 regulatory subunit 3-like, giving the protein MWFNEDDDFDDGEAVVPANTSNIINKKLSSELDSIGKAIDKKSEGSSGKLFGSGPKSPILNNNLNSITGSSPLSPSQGDVKCAALFKKALVDYEGDSDEDEEEGGELLPSPKRARFS